A part of Rhodamnia argentea isolate NSW1041297 chromosome 8, ASM2092103v1, whole genome shotgun sequence genomic DNA contains:
- the LOC115738120 gene encoding auxin-responsive protein IAA26-like: MEGVSGNGLAGPQLLDLMPNNREWLVMIDGAKARGSSEEKKLELRLGPPGTDDWCNLKQDTNSKRRDEALLSFGRLPSMASAQIAANNGGHQAHKFGSSEALASPWPGTSYKENCQKLQEQEQMKPPRSYHQFPSTISQGKNLPFSPKEASQSNCNHKGLNLQDSGVKKAFSQASASASAANTAVPSVSQKRTAPAPVVGWPPIRSFRKNITSNSSAKPSPEPQNDTPNKVAREDKPVETCEKKGMFVKINMDGVPIGRKVDLKAYDSYEKLSSAVDELFRGLLAAQQDSSAGGINKKQEEEKPITGVLDGRGEYTLVYEDNEGDRMLVGDVPWRMFVSTVKRLRVLKSSEVSALCLGTKHDKNSLEMKTNQKIFS; encoded by the exons ATGGAAGGAGTTTCAGGAAATGGACTGGCCGGTCCTCAACTACTGGATTTGATGCCCAATAACAGAGAATGGCTTGTGATGATTGATGGAGCCAAAGCTCGTGGTTCTTCAGAAGAGAAAAAGCTGGAGCTCAGACTTGGTCCACCAGGCACTGATGACTGGTGCAACCTAAAACAGGACACGAACAGCAAGAGAAGAGACGAGGCACTCCTCTCCTTCGGCCGCTTGCCTTCCATGGCATCCGCACAAATCGCCGCCAACAATGGTGGGCACCAAGCCCACAAGTTTGGCTCCTCAGAAGCGCTGGCATCTCCATGGCCTGGTACAAGTTACAAAGAGAATTGCCAAAAACTGCAAGAGCAAGAGCAGATGAAGCCACCCAGGTCATATCACCAGTTCCCATCAACGATCTCTCAGGGCAAGAACTTGCCTTTCTCGCCTAAGGAGGCTTCACAGTCCAACTGCAACCATAAAGGTTTGAACTTGCAGGATTCAGGAGTGAAGAAGGCATTTTCACAAGCCTCTGCCTCTGCCTCTGCTGCAAATACAGCTGTTCCCAGTGTCTCTCAGAAAAG AACTGCGCCTGCTCCAGTGGTGGGGTGGCCTCCAATTCGTTCATTCAGGAAAAACATCACCAGCAACAGTTCCGCCAAACCATCTCCTGAGCCTCAAAATGACACCCCAAACAAGGTAGCTAGGGAAGACAAACCCGTCGAAACCTGCGAAAAGAAGGGCATGTTTGTGAAGATCAACATGGATGGTGTCCCCATTGGAAGGAAAGTTGATCTCAAAGCCTATGACAGCTATGAGAAGCTGTCATCTGCTGTTGATGAACTCTTCAGAGGCCTTCTTGCAG CCCAACAAGATTCCTCAGCTGGTGGAATCAACAAGAagcaagaggaggagaaacCAATTACAGGTGTATTGGATGGGAGAGGGGAATATACCCTTGTTTATGAGGATAATGAAGGAGACAGGATGCTTGTTGGGGATGTGCCATGGCG CATGTTTGTATCCACCGTCAAGCGATTGCGGGTGCTGAAAAGCTCTGAAGTTTCCGCGCTGTGCC TTGGTACCAAGCATGACAAGAACAGCCTTGAAATGAAGACTAATCAGAAGATTTTTTCATGA
- the LOC115738121 gene encoding nuclear poly(A) polymerase 4-like, whose translation MKQFGITEPMSELGPNEADIQRSRELEKIVKDWVKQVARLHRYSDEMVEDANAVIFTFGPYRLGVTGPGDDIDTLCVGPSYVNREEDFFIKLHDILAQMEEVTELQPVRDARVPVMKFKYDGISIDLLYASISLLVVPDELDISQVSVLGDIHSPTVRSLNGCRVAVQILKLVPNVEVTGFLGRVNWALLVARVCQLYPNAIPSMLVSQFFRVYTQWPWPNPVMLCPIEKDELGFSVWDPRRNPDDHMPIITPVYPCMNSSSNVSIKTLCVMMEQFKFGNNICQKIELDKAQWSALFEHRMFFKSYESYLQVDVLAADADDLRSWEGRVQSRLRQLPLMQIERNSNGKLECHLYPHKYVNTSKQCAHTAFFVGLQRKQGEKVLEGQWFNICGTVDEFRHAISMYKFWKLGMEIYVSHVHRWQIPSHVFANAYKLLRLTTPTQHEGEKAYSEDAHVCKCGSAEKDIERKKGSRPPSRMHCTVSPHIFTGNARACLVYKEDEERVDEDEEEDETVVVSIRTVGLGG comes from the exons ATGAAGCAATTCGGGATTACGGAACCGATGTCGGAGTTGGGGCCCAACGAGGCTGATATTCAGAGAAGCAGGGAGTTGGAGAAG ATCGTAAAAGATTGGGTGAAGCAAGTAGCTCGTCTACACAGGTACTCGGATGAAATGGTGGAGGATGCAAATGCtgttatttttacttttggtcCTTATAGGCTTGGG GTCACTGGCCCTGGTGATGACATAGACACTTTGTGTGTTGGGCCATCCTATGTGAATCGAGAG GAGGATTTCTTCATCAAATTGCATGACATCCTGGCACAGATGGAAGAAGTGACGGAACTACAGCCAGTTCGCGATGCTCGTGTCCCTGTAATGAAATTTAAGTATGATGGGATATCAATCGACCTTCTTTACGCAAGTATTTCGCTACTGGTTGTGCCGGAT GAATTGGACATCTCCCAAGTATCTGTTCTAGGTGATATCCATAGCCCTACTGTTCGAAGTCTCAATGGGTGCAGGGTTGCAGTTCAAATTCTAAAGCTTGTTCCAAATGTTGAG GTGACTGGATTTCTTGGTCGTGTCAACTGGGCGTTACTTGTAGCTCGTGTGTGCCAGCTTTATCCCAACGCAATCCCTAGTATGCTAGTTTCACAGTTTTTCAGAGTTTATACGCAGTGGCCTTGGCCGAATCCTGTCATGTTATGCCCAATTGAAAAGGATGAACTTGGCTTTTCTGTGTGGGATCCACGTAGAAATCCTGATGATCATATGCCTATCATAACTCCTGTATATCCTTGTATGAATTCTAGCTCCAATGTCTCGATTAAAACTCTGTGTGTTATGATGGAACAGTTCAAATTTGGCAACAACATATGTCAG aagATAGAATTGGACAAGGCTCAGTGGAGTGCTCTATTTGAGCATCGTATGTTCTTCAAAAGCTATGAAAGTTATCTGCAGGTCGATGTACTTGCTGCAGATGCAGATGACTTGCGTTCTTGGGAAGGCAGGGTGCAATCAAGGCTTAGGCAGTTGCCTTTGATG CAGATTGAACGGAACTCAAATGGGAAGTTGGAATGCCATCTATACCCTCACAAGTATGTCAATACGTCGAAGCAATGTGCACATACGGCTTTTTTCGTGGGTTTGCAGAGGAAACAGGGGGAGAAAGTTCTGGAAGGTCAGTGGTTCAACATATGTGGGACCGTTGATGAATTTAGGCATGCCATAAGTATGTATAAGTTCTGGAAACTGGGGATGGAGATATATGTTTCTCATGTTCACAGATGGCAGATTCCTTCTCATGTGTTTGCTAATGCATATAAGCTACTTCGACTTACAACTCCGACTCAGCATGAAGGCGAAAAAGCTTACTCAGAAGATGCTCATGTGTGCAAGTGTGGATCAGCTGAGAAAGACATTGAAAGGAAGAAAGGCAGCAGACCTCCCAGTCGTATGCATTGTACAGTATCACCTCATATTTTTACTGGCAACGCTAGAGCTTGTCTCGTGtataaagaagatgaaga gagagttgatgaagatgaggaggaggatgagacGGTGGTGGTGTCGATTCGGACCGTGGGATTGGGTGGATAA
- the LOC115738009 gene encoding lysine--tRNA ligase, cytoplasmic-like, whose product MAILDLEWINPVCRQGKFPVSEIWAADDEDMDPTYLDAQKTDGKNPYPHEFQVSMSISEYIGQYGDLNNGERREDVAISLRGRIMSNRSSALKLFSYDLHGDGAKVQVMADASVKLGDFVGITGFPGKTRRGGLSIYPKFFEVLSHYLHMMPRQKAAQGSENANVKEVPGIIGLRLRMLFT is encoded by the exons ATGGCCATTTTAGATCTTGAGTGGATCAATCCTG TCTGCCGGCAAGGCAAGTTCCCAGTCTCAGAAATATGGGCAGCTGATGATGAGGACATGGATCCAACA TATCTCGATGCGCAGAAGACAGATGGGAAAAACCCTTATCCTCACGAGTTTCAAGTTTCGATGTCTATCAGTGAATATATTGGCCAGTATGGAGACTTAAACAATGGAGAGCGTCGCGAGGATGTTGCCATATCTTTACGTG GTCGAATCATGAGCAATCGATCTTCAGCTTTGAAGCTGTTTTCTTATGATTTGCATGGGGATGGAGCAAAAGTGCAAGTCATGGCTGATGCTAG TGTAAAGCTTGGTGATTTTGTTGGCATCACTGGTTTTCCAG GAAAAACCAGAAGGGGTGGGCTAAGTATATATCCCaagttttttgaagttttgtccCATTATCTTCACATGATGCCAAGGCAAAAAGCTGCTCAAGGTTCAGAAAATGCAAATGTGAAG GAAGTACCAGGAATCATAGGTTTGAG ACTTCGTATGCTCTTCACTTAG